The window GACCGTGAAGGCCGAGCGCGGCGAGTGGATGGAGAAGCTGCTGCTCCTCACCCGCTACGACCACGCCCGCGCCCAGCGCGGCGACATGCTCAAGACCGAGGACGTGCTGGAGATCCTGTCGATCCCGCTGCTCGGCATCATCCCGGAATCGCAGGACGTGCTGCGCGCCTCCAACGTCGGCGCGCCGGTGACGCTCAACAACCCGGGAAGCGTGCCCGCCAAGGCCTACATCGACGCGGCGCGGCGCCTGCGCGGCGAGAACCTCGACGTGACGATCCCCCGCGACAAGAAGGGGATTATGGGCATGCTGTTCGGAAGGAAGGCCGCATGAAGCTCCTCAAGTTCCTCGGCGTCCGCGACAGCGCGCCCGTGGCGCGCGAGCGGCTCCAGATCCTGCTCGCCCACGAGCGCTCGCTGGTCGGCCGCTCCGACCTCGTGGCGATCCTGCGCGAGGAGATCCTGCAGGTGATCGCCAAGCACTGCGCCATCGATCGCGACCAGGTGCGGGTCAAGATGGCCAAGGGCGACACGCTGTCCACCCTCGAGGTCGACCTCGAGATCCGCGCGCCCGCCGGCGGGGAGATCGCGCTGGCGTCCTGACGCCGCGCAGGGGCGCCATCCGAGCCGCCGCCCCGGCGAGCCCGTCTCGTCGGGACTACCACGGATGCACATGGCCGTAACCGTTATCGACCCACGATCGAAAATCCCCTCGGAACGGGGGGCCTTCGGCTTGATCACAGCGGGATACGTCGTCGGGGGGATCGTCGTGGTGGTCGTGCTGGCCCTGGCCTGGGTTGCCCTGGGCCCCGAATAGGGGACGGCCCCAGTCCCGCGCCGCGGCGCCGTCCCGTCAGCGGCGCCCCAGCCTCACCCCCGGCCCGTCGCCGTCGTCAGGCAGGAAGAGGATGCCGGCGTCTTCGGCGGCTGCCTGCATCAGTCCCACCACGTCGTCGGAGACGATCTGAAGGCCACCACCCTCGAACCGTTTTACGGTCGAGATGGAGATCCGGGCGGCCTTCGCCAGATCCAGCATGGACCAGTCGAGCATGGCACGAGCGGCGCGGATCTGGGCGGGACAGATCGATGGCATCGTGAGATTTCTGGCCCTTCCGAGTTGGACGTCGCCCATCTTTCGCATCCCGCGGCGGCCCGTTACCATCCTGCGGCAAGATGACGCATAATCGGAATCCTGCGTCCCAACATCGCTATGCCGGGCCTGCCGCGATGGGGGCGCCTGCCCTGCCGGGCGCGACGGCCGGAGGCGGCCGATCGG is drawn from Lichenibacterium dinghuense and contains these coding sequences:
- the minE gene encoding cell division topological specificity factor MinE gives rise to the protein MKLLKFLGVRDSAPVARERLQILLAHERSLVGRSDLVAILREEILQVIAKHCAIDRDQVRVKMAKGDTLSTLEVDLEIRAPAGGEIALAS
- a CDS encoding helix-turn-helix domain-containing protein — its product is MGDVQLGRARNLTMPSICPAQIRAARAMLDWSMLDLAKAARISISTVKRFEGGGLQIVSDDVVGLMQAAAEDAGILFLPDDGDGPGVRLGRR